One genomic segment of Phormidium ambiguum IAM M-71 includes these proteins:
- a CDS encoding APC family permease — MTTKKLNNHSVHGLKPDCLSFGEVLAQSFAVIAPTTIPASNLGLIVALAGNGTWLSFLIGLIGLTLVSININQFASRSASPGSLYSYIVKGLGLTAGVICGWSLVLAYLFTGMSVLCGFANFSSTLIGHLGIHPSSITLLAVGAGIAWYAAYKDIQLSAMAMLWLEGISLGLILILGAIIWAHKGFVLDLPQLTLEGVTPGSVATGLVLVMFGFSGFESATSLGDEAKNPLKSIPKAVTGSAILAGLFFILMTYIEVLGFRDTGVSITQSEEPLSFLSQQVGMGWLGELIAIGALFSFFACVLGCINPAARIFFLMARHGLFHSSLGSAHSSNRTPHIAVTLCTFLMFLVPAAMSLFHIKLFESMGYLGAICSYGFLTVYILISIAAPVYLRNIGQLRPINVVISVLAVGFMAIPVLGSVGIPGSTLFPVPEAPYDAFPYLFLLYLAITCGWFIMQRFRSPEIVTSMQRGIDSIHAKFEKSNTSYSSSPLNAISLDREDLE, encoded by the coding sequence ATGACGACTAAAAAATTAAATAATCACAGCGTTCACGGTTTAAAACCAGACTGTCTTTCCTTTGGAGAAGTCTTAGCACAATCCTTTGCTGTGATTGCACCTACCACAATACCAGCTTCTAATCTTGGCTTAATTGTTGCCCTTGCTGGAAATGGCACTTGGTTAAGTTTTTTGATTGGCTTAATCGGGTTAACTTTGGTCAGCATTAACATTAATCAATTTGCCAGTCGTTCCGCCTCTCCCGGTTCACTTTATTCTTATATTGTCAAAGGTTTAGGGCTAACAGCAGGTGTAATTTGTGGTTGGAGTTTAGTCCTAGCTTACCTATTTACTGGGATGTCTGTTTTATGTGGTTTTGCCAACTTTAGTAGCACTTTAATTGGTCATTTAGGCATCCATCCTTCAAGCATTACATTATTAGCAGTTGGCGCTGGAATTGCTTGGTATGCAGCCTATAAAGACATCCAACTTTCAGCAATGGCAATGTTGTGGTTAGAAGGAATTTCTCTCGGATTAATTCTTATTTTAGGTGCAATTATTTGGGCACACAAAGGCTTTGTTTTGGATTTACCTCAGCTGACATTGGAAGGCGTAACGCCTGGTAGTGTGGCAACGGGACTTGTTTTAGTAATGTTTGGTTTCTCTGGTTTTGAAAGTGCGACTTCTTTAGGTGATGAAGCAAAAAATCCTCTAAAAAGTATTCCCAAAGCTGTAACTGGTAGTGCAATTTTGGCTGGTCTATTCTTCATTCTCATGACCTATATTGAAGTTTTGGGTTTTAGAGATACAGGAGTATCAATTACTCAAAGTGAAGAACCTTTAAGTTTCCTATCACAACAAGTAGGAATGGGTTGGTTAGGAGAATTAATTGCCATTGGTGCGTTATTTAGCTTCTTTGCTTGTGTTTTAGGTTGTATTAATCCGGCTGCAAGAATCTTCTTTTTGATGGCACGTCACGGATTATTTCACTCTTCTTTAGGTTCTGCACATTCATCAAATAGAACTCCTCATATTGCAGTCACTTTATGTACTTTCCTAATGTTTCTAGTGCCTGCTGCGATGTCTTTATTCCATATCAAATTATTTGAAAGTATGGGTTATTTGGGGGCAATTTGTAGCTATGGATTTTTAACTGTGTACATTCTCATATCTATTGCTGCACCAGTTTATCTCCGCAATATTGGTCAATTGCGCCCTATCAATGTAGTAATTTCAGTTTTAGCAGTTGGATTCATGGCAATACCAGTTTTGGGTAGTGTGGGAATTCCAGGTAGTACGCTTTTCCCAGTTCCAGAAGCACCTTATGATGCGTTTCCTTATCTATTTTTACTGTATTTAGCGATAACTTGTGGTTGGTTTATCATGCAAAGATTTCGTTCCCCAGAAATCGTTACTTCAATGCAGCGAGGTATTGATTCAATTCATGCAAAATTTGAAAAATCTAACACTTCTTACAGCAGTTCTCCGTTGAATGCAATTTCACTCGATCGGGAAGACTTGGAATAA
- a CDS encoding DUF1634 domain-containing protein, which translates to MQKLAESEIVEFNLFHENLDNDFNDFPQQCELNEEIKYSKTKREQQLELLLSNLLKYGVFLASAVVLVGGILYLVRHGAEPADYRVFHGVPSEFRSPGGVIDAVLAGRRQGIIQLGLLILIATPIVRVAISFLAFLRQRDYVYIVVTLLVLSGLIYSVIGAYH; encoded by the coding sequence ATGCAAAAATTAGCAGAAAGTGAAATAGTTGAATTTAACTTATTTCACGAAAATTTGGATAACGATTTCAATGATTTTCCCCAACAGTGTGAACTTAATGAGGAGATAAAATACAGCAAGACAAAGAGAGAACAACAACTTGAACTATTACTTAGTAACCTTTTAAAATACGGGGTTTTTCTAGCTAGTGCGGTTGTTTTAGTGGGAGGGATTTTGTATTTAGTACGTCACGGTGCTGAACCTGCTGATTATCGAGTTTTTCATGGTGTACCATCGGAATTTCGTTCTCCAGGAGGGGTAATTGATGCAGTATTAGCAGGTCGTCGTCAGGGGATTATCCAATTAGGTTTATTGATTTTAATAGCTACTCCGATCGTGCGTGTAGCCATCTCGTTTTTAGCTTTTCTGCGTCAACGAGATTATGTCTACATCGTGGTGACTTTGCTAGTGTTATCAGGATTAATTTACAGCGTGATTGGAGCGTATCATTAA
- a CDS encoding sulfite exporter TauE/SafE family protein, which yields MDIWEFTLLVWIGSFTAGFVGSLTGLGGGVVIVPLLTSVFAVDIRYAVGASLVSVIATSSGAASAYIKQGFTNLRLGMFLEVATTLGALIGAVIAAFISVKTLTIVLAVVLLYSAYLSQQPRPEQPENESTDPLVSYLKLNGTCPTPNGLMPYQVHSVHIGFGVMVVAGVISGLLGIGSGAFKVLAMDQAMRLPFKVSTTTSNFMIGVTAAASAGVYLARGYIDPGLSMPVMLGVLPGALLGAKVLVGAKTKVLRIVFSLVLVLMALKMVYNNLLGGI from the coding sequence TTGGATATTTGGGAATTTACTTTATTAGTTTGGATAGGTTCATTTACTGCTGGCTTTGTGGGATCGCTGACTGGATTAGGCGGTGGCGTAGTTATTGTTCCCTTGCTAACTTCAGTATTTGCAGTTGATATTCGCTATGCCGTTGGCGCTTCTTTAGTATCTGTAATTGCTACCTCATCCGGTGCGGCATCTGCTTATATTAAGCAAGGTTTTACTAACTTACGGTTAGGAATGTTTTTAGAAGTAGCAACAACATTGGGAGCATTAATTGGTGCTGTAATAGCTGCATTTATTTCCGTCAAAACACTAACTATTGTGTTAGCAGTTGTTCTACTTTATTCGGCTTATTTATCACAACAACCACGTCCTGAACAGCCAGAAAATGAGTCAACAGATCCGTTAGTAAGTTATTTAAAACTTAATGGTACTTGTCCAACTCCCAACGGACTAATGCCTTACCAAGTTCACTCAGTTCATATAGGATTTGGCGTGATGGTAGTTGCGGGGGTAATTTCCGGTTTACTAGGTATTGGTTCGGGAGCATTTAAAGTATTAGCAATGGATCAAGCAATGCGGTTGCCATTCAAAGTTTCGACAACTACAAGTAACTTTATGATTGGTGTCACCGCAGCAGCTTCGGCGGGTGTTTACTTAGCACGAGGCTATATCGATCCAGGACTTTCTATGCCTGTGATGTTAGGAGTATTACCAGGTGCTTTATTAGGCGCAAAAGTTTTAGTAGGAGCTAAAACGAAAGTTTTAAGAATAGTTTTTAGTTTAGTTCTGGTATTAATGGCTTTGAAAATGGTTTATAACAACTTATTAGGGGGAATATAA
- a CDS encoding sulfite exporter TauE/SafE family protein, translating to MSYLLLTPLSFLVGIVVGLTGIGGASLITPMLIFLFQVPPAIAVSSDVVAATLMKVIGSVKHWQQKTLDCEVVKWLALGSVPGSLSGIGLLYLLRQIEGLNLDTILLRLIGTMMVLVTFSAIAQSLLKLFLPKLNLPSPPKFDLKTNSGRLLTMGIGAILGCLVGLTSVASGSMFALALITFFRLDSQKLVGTDISQASILLVFTSMGHLGLGTVDWSLVLPIWLGTVPGVLVGAKLCKLTPQPALRMIIYSILTMVSWKLINQA from the coding sequence ATGAGTTATTTGCTACTAACACCGCTGAGTTTTTTAGTTGGGATTGTTGTGGGATTAACGGGAATTGGCGGAGCATCGCTGATTACTCCGATGTTGATTTTCCTGTTTCAGGTGCCACCTGCGATCGCAGTTAGTTCTGATGTCGTAGCTGCTACCTTAATGAAAGTTATTGGTAGTGTTAAACACTGGCAGCAAAAAACACTTGATTGTGAAGTAGTAAAATGGCTGGCTTTAGGAAGTGTACCAGGCTCACTTTCTGGAATCGGACTTTTATATTTACTCAGACAAATTGAAGGTTTAAATTTAGATACTATTTTACTTCGCTTAATTGGCACAATGATGGTGTTAGTTACTTTTTCAGCGATCGCACAATCATTATTAAAACTATTTTTGCCGAAATTAAATTTACCATCTCCCCCAAAATTTGATTTAAAAACTAATTCTGGTCGATTGTTAACAATGGGAATTGGAGCAATTCTCGGTTGTTTAGTTGGCTTAACTAGCGTGGCTTCTGGTTCAATGTTTGCGCTGGCATTAATTACTTTTTTCCGCCTAGATTCGCAAAAATTAGTCGGTACAGATATTTCGCAAGCTTCTATTTTGTTAGTGTTTACTTCAATGGGACACTTGGGTTTAGGAACAGTAGATTGGAGTTTAGTTTTACCAATTTGGTTAGGTACAGTACCGGGGGTTTTAGTTGGTGCAAAACTCTGCAAACTCACCCCGCAACCTGCATTACGGATGATTATTTATAGCATTTTAACAATGGTTAGTTGGAAGTTAATTAATCAAGCTTAA
- a CDS encoding cadmium resistance transporter — MTSIGTAIAEGIIAFAATNIDDIIILLLLFSQLNESFRRRNIIIGQYLGFAILVAASLPGYFGGLVVQKEWIGLLGLLPIVIGVKQLIDREKDTTQVQTVSNDFQQNLPNNSLTAFVFSILNPKTYQVAAITVANGGDNISIYIPLFAGQDFIGLLTILGVFFVMVGVWCGIAYLLTLQPNLAYMLSRYGKPIVPFVLIGLGLFIMYERGTFELLR; from the coding sequence ATGACTAGTATAGGGACAGCTATTGCCGAAGGAATCATCGCTTTTGCAGCCACAAATATTGATGACATTATTATTCTGTTACTACTATTCTCGCAACTGAACGAAAGTTTTCGGCGGCGAAACATCATTATTGGTCAATATCTTGGTTTTGCGATTCTAGTTGCTGCCAGTTTACCAGGATATTTCGGTGGATTGGTAGTGCAGAAGGAATGGATTGGTTTATTGGGATTATTACCGATAGTGATTGGAGTTAAGCAATTAATCGATCGAGAAAAAGATACTACACAAGTACAAACGGTAAGTAATGACTTTCAACAAAACCTACCCAATAACTCACTAACAGCTTTTGTTTTTAGTATTTTGAATCCAAAAACTTATCAAGTGGCAGCAATCACAGTTGCTAATGGGGGTGACAATATTAGTATTTATATTCCCTTGTTTGCTGGTCAAGATTTTATTGGGTTACTCACAATTTTAGGTGTATTTTTTGTTATGGTTGGTGTTTGGTGTGGAATTGCGTACTTATTAACTCTGCAACCGAATCTTGCTTATATGTTAAGTCGTTATGGTAAGCCGATCGTACCTTTTGTGTTAATTGGTTTAGGTTTATTTATTATGTACGAAAGAGGAACTTTTGAACTGTTGCGATAA
- a CDS encoding cadmium resistance transporter yields the protein MSGLVTAITTGVTAFCATNIDDLAILLLLFSQKNPSFRYQQILFGQYLGFTILVITSLPGFLSGLVIPQDAIGLLGFIPIILGFDRLLNKRNEMSKFELSTELNVNSILSNLISPETYTVAALTVANGTDNISVYVPLFAHSSLTNLLVIFSVFYSLLGVWCYTAQKLTNNLTISNLLNSYSSDFVAFPLIGIGIFIVLDSQALNFTKLFFSCLCLIVLVRKKPENDKLLG from the coding sequence ATGAGTGGATTAGTAACAGCGATTACCACAGGCGTAACAGCCTTCTGTGCTACTAATATTGATGACTTAGCTATTCTATTATTATTGTTCTCTCAGAAAAACCCCTCATTTCGCTACCAACAGATTCTTTTTGGTCAATATCTTGGCTTCACAATATTGGTAATTACCAGTTTACCTGGCTTTTTGAGCGGGTTAGTTATTCCCCAGGATGCGATCGGTTTATTAGGTTTCATCCCTATTATTCTTGGTTTTGATCGGCTATTAAATAAAAGAAATGAAATGTCAAAATTTGAATTATCAACAGAATTAAATGTGAATTCCATTCTAAGTAACTTGATTTCTCCCGAAACTTACACTGTCGCAGCACTCACAGTGGCTAACGGAACAGATAATATTAGTGTTTATGTGCCTTTGTTCGCTCACAGTTCTCTCACAAATTTGTTAGTAATTTTCAGCGTATTTTATTCCTTACTAGGAGTTTGGTGCTATACAGCCCAAAAACTAACAAATAATTTAACTATTAGTAATTTACTAAATTCGTATAGTAGTGATTTTGTAGCTTTTCCCCTCATTGGAATAGGCATTTTTATTGTTTTAGATAGTCAAGCATTGAATTTTACCAAGCTGTTTTTTAGTTGTCTTTGCCTGATAGTTTTAGTTAGAAAAAAACCAGAAAATGATAAGCTACTTGGTTAA